One genomic window of uncultured Erythrobacter sp. includes the following:
- a CDS encoding A/G-specific adenine glycosylase — translation MTASISDNLLAWYDKHARDLPWRVPPGSAAPNDPAWPYRVWLSEVMLQQTTVAAVKSYFAKFTATWPTVEALASASDEEVMAAWAGLGYYSRARNLLKCARAVAELGGFPDTERELRKLPGLGDYTAAAIAAIAFGRRAVVVDANVERVVARLFAIDEPLPKARKAIRAAADTITPDIRSGDFAQAMMDLGSHVCTSRAPRCLLCPLADACAGRKAGAPERLPVKPAKKAVPERQGMAFWITRASGTEVWLVTRPDSGMLGGMRALPDDGWTARADGSAAPPLAGEWRSLGAVRHGFTHATLTLTITALETAQEPESAGTWWPVSQIGDAGLATLFAKAAQLALAAD, via the coding sequence GTGACTGCCAGCATCTCCGACAATCTGCTCGCGTGGTATGACAAGCACGCTCGCGATCTGCCGTGGCGCGTGCCGCCGGGCAGCGCGGCGCCGAATGACCCCGCCTGGCCTTACCGCGTGTGGCTGTCAGAGGTGATGCTCCAGCAGACGACGGTGGCAGCGGTGAAGTCGTACTTCGCGAAGTTTACCGCGACCTGGCCCACGGTCGAGGCGCTGGCATCGGCCTCAGACGAGGAGGTGATGGCGGCATGGGCGGGGCTGGGATATTATTCGCGCGCCCGCAACTTGCTCAAATGCGCCCGCGCCGTGGCCGAGTTGGGCGGCTTTCCAGATACCGAGAGGGAGCTGAGGAAGCTCCCCGGATTGGGCGACTATACAGCTGCCGCCATCGCCGCGATCGCCTTTGGGCGGCGCGCGGTGGTGGTTGATGCCAATGTCGAGCGGGTGGTGGCGCGGCTCTTTGCTATCGACGAACCTCTGCCCAAGGCGCGCAAGGCGATCCGAGCCGCCGCCGATACCATCACGCCGGACATTCGCTCAGGCGACTTTGCGCAAGCGATGATGGACCTCGGCTCCCACGTCTGCACCAGCCGCGCGCCGCGCTGCCTGCTCTGCCCACTGGCCGACGCCTGCGCGGGCCGCAAGGCGGGCGCGCCGGAGCGCTTGCCGGTCAAACCTGCAAAAAAGGCCGTGCCTGAGCGTCAGGGCATGGCGTTCTGGATCACGCGCGCTAGCGGCACCGAGGTGTGGCTTGTGACCCGGCCTGACAGCGGAATGCTTGGCGGGATGCGCGCGCTGCCGGACGACGGCTGGACGGCGCGCGCGGACGGATCAGCTGCGCCGCCGCTCGCAGGCGAATGGCGCAGCCTTGGCGCGGTGCGGCACGGCTTTACCCACGCCACCCTCACACTGACCATCACGGCTCTGGAAACGGCACAGGAGCCGGAGAGCGCGGGCACATGGTGGCCGGTCAGTCAGATTGGCGATG
- a CDS encoding DciA family protein, with amino-acid sequence MGQAHMGSDKKPPAKKAAIKPYTRPRGTGARAIGDLMPEIGRTAFRRFGFVQSSVVTRWPEIVGPNHARVCSPEAIRFPPGEKAEGILDLVVVPAHAPLITQVIPEIIERVNRFFGYRAVARVKLRQGAVTPPPDGRPAKAPPSLKPIPLELGDSLRDIGDPELRTVLESLARSLGNSEPAPSQENDPQ; translated from the coding sequence ATGGGGCAAGCACACATGGGAAGCGACAAGAAACCTCCGGCGAAAAAGGCTGCGATCAAGCCCTACACCCGCCCGCGCGGGACAGGCGCGCGTGCGATCGGCGATCTGATGCCCGAAATCGGCCGCACCGCCTTTCGCCGCTTCGGATTTGTGCAAAGCTCGGTCGTTACCCGCTGGCCAGAAATCGTCGGCCCCAACCACGCCCGCGTGTGCAGCCCCGAGGCGATCCGCTTCCCCCCGGGCGAGAAGGCGGAAGGCATTCTCGATCTGGTGGTCGTCCCGGCCCATGCGCCGCTGATCACGCAGGTCATTCCCGAGATTATCGAGCGGGTGAACCGCTTCTTCGGCTACCGCGCCGTCGCCCGCGTCAAGCTGCGCCAAGGCGCGGTCACGCCGCCGCCCGATGGCCGCCCCGCCAAGGCTCCACCGTCACTCAAGCCGATCCCGCTGGAATTGGGCGACAGCTTGCGCGATATCGGCGATCCCGAACTGCGCACCGTGCTCGAATCGCTCGCCCGCAGCCTTGGCAATAGCGAACCTGCCCCCTCACAGGAAAACGACCCGCAATGA
- a CDS encoding thioredoxin domain-containing protein has translation MTVSRLFSLPLLALAPLMLAACDDAATADGAANGEPLPAIAAPAGAKWTETVTVTPEGGFLLGNPDAPLKLVEYASHTCSHCATFAKTGKEPLKNQYVASGVVSFELREAFLNPFDVVIAGLAQCGAKEQMQPLSDEVWQNLDAVFAGLQGNPQGVEAAGQLPLNQRFVAIAEATGLLEFFAARGLSADQGRACLADTAKIEALVKTVEANNTNDKIEGTPTFFLNGKKIDGTTWEVVEPVLKSAGAR, from the coding sequence ATGACTGTCTCCCGCCTGTTTTCGCTCCCCCTGCTTGCTCTTGCACCGCTGATGCTGGCCGCCTGCGATGATGCCGCCACTGCCGACGGCGCGGCGAATGGCGAGCCGCTGCCCGCAATCGCCGCTCCGGCTGGTGCCAAGTGGACCGAGACGGTCACCGTCACACCCGAAGGCGGCTTCCTGCTGGGGAACCCCGATGCGCCCTTGAAGCTGGTGGAATATGCCTCGCACACCTGTTCGCACTGCGCGACCTTTGCCAAGACCGGCAAGGAGCCGCTCAAGAACCAGTACGTCGCCAGCGGCGTTGTCAGTTTCGAACTGCGTGAAGCCTTCCTCAATCCCTTCGACGTGGTGATCGCCGGCCTCGCCCAATGCGGAGCCAAGGAGCAGATGCAGCCGCTGTCCGATGAAGTGTGGCAGAACCTTGATGCTGTCTTCGCAGGGCTTCAGGGCAATCCGCAGGGCGTTGAGGCCGCCGGGCAATTGCCGCTCAATCAGCGCTTTGTCGCGATTGCCGAGGCGACCGGGCTGCTCGAATTCTTCGCCGCCCGCGGGCTCTCGGCAGATCAGGGCCGTGCGTGCCTCGCCGACACCGCCAAGATCGAAGCGCTGGTTAAGACGGTCGAGGCCAATAACACCAACGACAAGATCGAAGGCACGCCGACCTTCTTCCTCAACGGCAAGAAGATCGACGGCACGACCTGGGAAGTGGTCGAGCCGGTGCTCAAGAGCGCGGGCGCGCGCTAA
- a CDS encoding thioredoxin domain-containing protein has translation MIKPLLLAAAALALTTGPALAQQDLSRPDSSFQSKDNPGNWQTTIARTDRGHLIGDPKADTKLVEFISYTCPHCADFAARGEPALELVLLMPGKISLEVRPVIRNALDLTVTLLAQCGDPSAFKGRHQALMLSQSDWLGKARTAPESQRTAWLRGDKAGRMNAASALGLTMMLVNRGQSQSELDACVMNDAAAKQLLDNGRADFDELGVNSTPSFALDGKLLNEVHSWEDLYPVLSAKFSPAPG, from the coding sequence ATGATCAAGCCCCTCCTCCTTGCCGCTGCCGCGCTGGCTCTGACGACCGGCCCCGCGCTCGCGCAGCAAGACCTCTCGCGCCCGGACAGCAGCTTCCAGTCGAAGGACAATCCCGGCAACTGGCAGACAACGATTGCGCGCACGGATCGCGGCCACCTGATCGGCGATCCCAAGGCGGATACCAAGCTGGTTGAATTCATCAGCTACACCTGCCCGCACTGCGCCGATTTTGCCGCGCGCGGCGAACCGGCGCTCGAACTCGTGCTGTTGATGCCGGGCAAGATCAGCTTGGAAGTGCGCCCGGTGATCCGCAACGCGCTCGACCTGACGGTCACTTTGCTCGCCCAATGCGGCGATCCTTCCGCGTTCAAGGGCCGCCATCAGGCGCTGATGCTGTCGCAGTCCGATTGGCTGGGCAAAGCGCGCACCGCGCCCGAAAGCCAGCGCACGGCCTGGCTGCGGGGCGACAAGGCGGGGCGGATGAACGCGGCCAGCGCGCTCGGGCTGACGATGATGCTCGTCAACCGCGGCCAGTCGCAATCCGAACTCGATGCCTGCGTTATGAATGATGCCGCCGCCAAGCAGTTGCTGGACAATGGCCGCGCGGATTTTGATGAGCTTGGGGTCAACAGCACCCCCAGCTTCGCGCTTGATGGCAAGCTGCTCAACGAGGTTCACAGCTGGGAAGATCTCTACCCGGTGCTCTCGGCCAAATTCAGCCCCGCGCCCGGCTGA